From one Amycolatopsis sp. FDAARGOS 1241 genomic stretch:
- a CDS encoding metal ABC transporter ATP-binding protein: MSASLSTVRPAVRVRGAGLAFGSRTLWSGLDLDVEAGEFLAILGPNGSGKSSLLKALLGMQGLSAGSVEIAGGRPGGANRKVGYIPQQRAIDDGLTLRGVDLVGLGLDGHRWGPGLSGGRARRRRVAEAIEAVGGTAYAKQPIGRLSGGEQQRLRVAQSLVGDPAVLLCDEPLLSLDLAHQRAVSELINRRRRTENTAVLFVTHEINPVLQFVDRVLYLVNGSFRIGKPDEVMNSETLSELYGTRIEVLRVGGQIHIAGAQSALCEDQPHHHEQEAVG; this comes from the coding sequence ATGTCCGCCTCGCTCTCGACGGTTCGCCCCGCGGTCCGCGTGCGCGGGGCCGGCCTGGCGTTCGGCAGCCGCACCCTCTGGTCGGGGCTCGACCTCGACGTCGAAGCGGGGGAGTTCCTCGCGATCCTCGGCCCCAACGGGTCCGGCAAGAGCAGTTTGCTGAAGGCGCTGCTCGGCATGCAGGGCCTGTCGGCGGGCAGCGTCGAGATCGCCGGCGGCCGCCCCGGCGGCGCGAACCGCAAGGTCGGCTACATCCCGCAGCAGCGCGCGATCGACGACGGCCTCACGCTGCGCGGCGTCGACCTCGTCGGCCTCGGCCTCGACGGGCACCGCTGGGGGCCCGGGCTGTCCGGCGGGCGCGCGCGGCGTCGTCGCGTCGCCGAAGCGATCGAAGCCGTCGGCGGCACGGCGTACGCGAAGCAGCCGATCGGACGGCTTTCCGGCGGCGAGCAGCAACGGCTCCGCGTGGCGCAGTCGCTGGTCGGTGACCCGGCGGTGCTGCTGTGCGACGAGCCGCTGCTGTCGCTCGACCTCGCGCACCAGCGCGCGGTCAGCGAGCTGATCAACCGGCGCCGGCGCACGGAGAACACGGCCGTGCTGTTCGTGACGCACGAGATCAACCCCGTGCTGCAGTTCGTCGACCGAGTGCTGTACCTGGTCAACGGCTCGTTCCGCATCGGCAAACCCGACGAGGTCATGAACTCCGAAACGCTGTCCGAGCTGTACGGGACGCGGATCGAGGTGCTGCGCGTCGGCGGGCAGATCCACATCGCGGGTGCGCAGAGCGCCCTGTGCGAAGACCAACCCCACCACCACGAGCAGGAAGCAGTGGGCTGA